A portion of the Pseudomonas koreensis genome contains these proteins:
- a CDS encoding PepSY-associated TM helix domain-containing protein, which translates to MSKKSRSKLWFLVHSWLALPIWFFVLIVCVTGTLAVVSQEIVWLANPQMRASQPSDDAPRLSYDQILAAIKQAEPQTLVQSINRPDESHFALDVEVSYPDGRSLTVYVNPYTGVIQGTAPAFDFKAFTRALHGWWLVPFTNGYSWGWYLVSLLGVPMLVSLITGLVVYKRFWKGFLRPTLRVRHGARIFWGDFHRLCGIWSIWFIAVISITGIWFLIKAILFDNQISISSEPIIPAMSRESVPISAAGTPPPRISLDRAIEIAQQKIPGLEASYVNLPGNAYSHMSVSGRGWYPLMYQTATLNPYNGEMASSRLLSDRSSLEFVTESMRPLHTGDFGGIWIKLIWFFFGLLLSMMILSGLLIWTKRTALATANALKREDKKNRVTAQPALRREPSEASL; encoded by the coding sequence ATGTCGAAGAAATCCCGTTCCAAACTGTGGTTCCTGGTGCATAGCTGGCTGGCGTTGCCGATCTGGTTCTTTGTACTGATCGTCTGTGTCACCGGTACGCTGGCGGTGGTCAGCCAGGAAATCGTCTGGCTGGCCAATCCGCAAATGCGCGCCAGTCAGCCGTCGGACGACGCGCCGCGACTGAGCTACGACCAGATTCTTGCCGCGATCAAACAAGCCGAGCCGCAAACCCTGGTGCAGAGCATCAACCGCCCGGACGAATCGCACTTCGCCCTCGATGTCGAAGTCAGCTACCCCGACGGGCGCTCGTTGACGGTCTACGTCAATCCGTACACCGGCGTCATTCAGGGCACCGCACCGGCCTTCGACTTCAAGGCGTTCACCCGCGCCCTGCACGGCTGGTGGCTGGTGCCGTTCACCAACGGCTACAGCTGGGGCTGGTATCTGGTGTCATTGCTCGGCGTGCCGATGCTGGTTTCGCTGATTACCGGGCTGGTGGTCTACAAGCGCTTCTGGAAAGGTTTTCTGCGCCCGACCCTGCGCGTACGCCATGGCGCGCGGATCTTCTGGGGCGACTTCCATCGCCTGTGCGGAATCTGGTCGATCTGGTTCATCGCGGTGATTTCCATCACCGGCATCTGGTTCCTGATCAAGGCGATCCTGTTCGATAACCAGATTTCCATTTCCAGCGAACCGATCATCCCGGCAATGTCCCGCGAAAGTGTGCCGATCTCCGCCGCCGGCACCCCGCCGCCGCGGATCAGCCTGGACCGCGCCATCGAAATCGCCCAGCAGAAAATTCCGGGGCTGGAAGCCAGTTACGTCAACCTGCCGGGCAATGCCTACTCGCACATGAGCGTCAGCGGTCGCGGCTGGTATCCGCTGATGTACCAGACCGCGACGCTCAATCCGTACAACGGCGAAATGGCTTCATCACGCTTGCTGTCCGACCGCTCCTCGCTGGAATTCGTCACCGAATCCATGCGCCCGCTGCACACCGGTGACTTCGGCGGTATCTGGATCAAGTTGATCTGGTTCTTCTTCGGTCTGTTGCTGAGCATGATGATCCTCAGCGGCCTGCTGATCTGGACCAAGCGCACCGCGCTGGCCACCGCCAATGCGCTGAAACGCGAGGACAAGAAAAACCGCGTCACCGCCCAACCGGCGCTGCGCCGTGAACCTTCGGAGGCCAGCCTGTGA
- a CDS encoding thiamine pyrophosphate-binding protein, whose translation MNKAISVTPPSRLSRFWHKWRFHINVLLLLIPLGFMPKYFADASLFRGDSGLGQREIGTVQVGPWSLRLAELREEAPHLSGPAGYMKDFTAAVCDTCVEQVKATYLRIGKPRSLRAAGTIFFGTPYRMGTQMPIPAKTKPDAELWITMEGWDGSMHQAAIPLSQASPATVAWLNRQGAKP comes from the coding sequence GTGAACAAAGCCATCTCGGTCACACCGCCGTCTCGCCTGTCGCGTTTCTGGCACAAGTGGCGCTTCCACATCAACGTTTTGCTGTTGCTGATCCCGCTGGGCTTCATGCCAAAATACTTTGCCGACGCCTCGCTGTTTCGCGGCGACAGTGGCCTGGGCCAACGGGAAATAGGCACCGTTCAGGTCGGCCCGTGGAGCCTGCGTCTGGCTGAGCTGCGCGAAGAGGCGCCGCACCTGAGCGGCCCGGCCGGCTATATGAAGGATTTCACTGCTGCCGTCTGTGATACCTGCGTCGAGCAGGTCAAGGCCACTTACTTGCGTATCGGCAAACCGCGCAGTCTGCGCGCCGCCGGCACCATCTTCTTCGGCACCCCGTATCGCATGGGCACGCAGATGCCGATCCCGGCAAAGACCAAACCTGACGCCGAGCTGTGGATCACCATGGAAGGCTGGGACGGCAGCATGCACCAGGCCGCGATACCCCTGAGCCAAGCCTCCCCCGCCACGGTTGCGTGGCTGAACAGACAAGGAGCCAAACCATGA
- a CDS encoding DUF6162 family protein, producing MSSPTTQVVRPAGAGHETLNVLLLCLLILAVAGSVVAWRGVSHEPEPVASNQYDARRDLSAAEQGIYADLRVTLDEIRLLREEQKALPTPQVLAEEGFAPFAQDASSVSRGGHAWQMLADRAYFGRSATPDVAGSFLMRVGADANAAPDIWLNRSADLASAQDLSDAALSAAGWKQIVAQFDAGVTREHRH from the coding sequence ATGAGTAGCCCGACAACTCAAGTGGTACGCCCGGCTGGCGCCGGCCATGAAACCCTCAATGTGCTGCTGTTGTGCCTGCTGATCCTCGCGGTCGCCGGCTCGGTGGTGGCATGGCGCGGGGTTTCCCATGAACCGGAGCCCGTCGCGAGCAACCAGTACGATGCCCGTCGCGACCTCAGCGCCGCCGAGCAAGGCATCTATGCCGACCTGCGGGTGACCCTCGACGAAATCCGCTTGCTGCGCGAAGAGCAAAAAGCCCTGCCGACGCCACAGGTGCTGGCCGAAGAGGGTTTCGCGCCGTTCGCCCAGGATGCCAGTTCGGTCAGCCGCGGCGGTCATGCGTGGCAGATGCTCGCCGACCGCGCCTACTTCGGTCGCAGCGCCACGCCTGATGTCGCCGGTTCTTTTCTGATGCGTGTCGGTGCCGATGCCAACGCTGCGCCGGACATCTGGCTGAACCGCAGCGCCGACCTCGCGTCTGCGCAGGATCTGTCCGACGCCGCGCTCTCCGCCGCTGGCTGGAAACAGATCGTCGCGCAATTCGATGCCGGGGTTACCCGCGAACATCGCCATTGA
- a CDS encoding metal ABC transporter substrate-binding protein, whose translation MPISSPRRPLLRLFLLGLCACLLSPLASAEQGKRLRIGITLHPYYSYVANIVGDKAEVVPLIPAGFNPHAYEPRAEDIKRISGLDVIVLNGVGHDDFADRMIAASETPNVKTIEANENVPLLAATGVAARGAGKVVNPHTFLSISASIAQVNNIARELGKIDPDNAKTYTQNARAYGKRLRQMRADALAKLTQAPNAELRVATVHAAYDYLLREFGLEVTAVVEPAHGIEPSPSQLKKTIDQLRELDVKVIFSEMDFPSSYVDTIQRESGVKLYPLSHISYGEYTADKYEKEMTGNLNTVVRAIQESGA comes from the coding sequence ATGCCCATTTCATCTCCTCGCCGTCCATTGTTACGCCTGTTTCTGCTTGGCCTGTGCGCCTGCCTGCTGAGCCCATTGGCCAGCGCCGAGCAAGGCAAACGCCTGCGCATCGGCATCACCCTGCATCCGTATTACAGCTATGTCGCCAACATCGTCGGCGACAAGGCCGAAGTGGTGCCACTGATTCCCGCTGGCTTCAACCCGCACGCCTATGAGCCGAGGGCCGAAGACATCAAGCGCATCAGCGGTCTGGACGTGATCGTGCTCAACGGCGTCGGCCATGACGACTTCGCCGACCGGATGATCGCCGCCAGTGAAACACCCAACGTAAAAACCATCGAAGCCAACGAGAACGTGCCGCTGCTGGCGGCCACCGGTGTCGCTGCGCGCGGCGCCGGCAAAGTGGTCAACCCGCACACGTTCCTGTCGATCAGCGCCTCCATCGCCCAGGTCAACAACATCGCCCGCGAACTGGGCAAGATCGACCCGGACAACGCCAAGACCTACACCCAGAACGCCCGTGCTTACGGCAAACGCCTGCGGCAGATGCGCGCCGACGCGTTGGCCAAACTGACCCAGGCACCGAATGCCGAACTGCGCGTAGCCACGGTGCACGCGGCATACGACTATCTGTTGCGCGAATTCGGTCTGGAAGTCACAGCCGTGGTCGAGCCCGCTCACGGCATCGAGCCAAGTCCAAGTCAGCTGAAAAAGACCATCGATCAATTGCGCGAACTCGACGTGAAAGTAATCTTCTCGGAGATGGATTTCCCGTCCAGCTACGTCGACACCATCCAGCGCGAATCCGGGGTGAAGCTGTACCCGCTGTCGCACATTTCCTACGGCGAATACACCGCCGACAAGTACGAAAAGGAAATGACCGGCAACCTCAACACCGTGGTTCGGGCGATTCAGGAGTCGGGGGCATGA
- a CDS encoding metal ABC transporter ATP-binding protein: protein MTSKETLIAHHAEPPVGASLLAKAPDQATSLLNDTPFSRASSLPRGRNGPALEFAEVSLTLGRTTILDKVSFQVQPGSVHALVGPNGGGKSSLIKTLLGQMPHQGQLSLHWPGEPGTIGYVPQALEFDRGLPMTVDDFMAAMCQRRPAFLGLSKHYAGAIGEALARVGMQDKRKRRMGALSGGERQRVLLAQGLIPAPQLLVLDEPMSALDEAGIQVFERLLTDWRAVGITVLWIEHDLEAVGRLADRVTGLNRRVLFDATPQKALTPERLLTLFSTHPRSAV from the coding sequence ATGACGTCGAAAGAAACCCTGATCGCCCATCACGCTGAACCCCCTGTGGGAGCGAGCTTGCTCGCGAAGGCGCCGGATCAGGCAACATCTTTGTTGAATGACACTCCGTTTTCGCGAGCAAGCTCGCTCCCACGGGGGAGAAATGGGCCGGCGCTGGAGTTTGCGGAAGTCAGCCTGACGCTCGGGCGCACGACGATTCTCGACAAGGTCAGCTTCCAGGTGCAGCCCGGCAGCGTGCATGCGCTGGTCGGCCCCAACGGCGGTGGCAAGAGCTCGCTGATCAAGACGCTGCTCGGGCAGATGCCGCATCAGGGCCAGCTCAGCCTGCACTGGCCCGGCGAGCCCGGCACCATTGGGTATGTTCCGCAGGCGCTGGAGTTCGATCGCGGGTTGCCGATGACCGTCGACGATTTCATGGCCGCCATGTGTCAGCGCCGTCCGGCCTTTCTCGGCTTGAGCAAGCATTACGCCGGCGCCATCGGCGAGGCGCTGGCACGGGTCGGCATGCAGGACAAGCGCAAGCGGCGCATGGGCGCGCTGTCCGGTGGTGAGCGTCAGCGGGTATTGCTCGCGCAGGGCTTGATCCCGGCGCCGCAATTGCTGGTGCTCGACGAGCCGATGTCGGCCCTCGATGAGGCCGGGATTCAGGTGTTCGAACGTCTGCTCACTGACTGGCGCGCGGTGGGCATCACCGTGCTGTGGATCGAGCATGATCTGGAAGCGGTGGGTCGGCTGGCCGATCGGGTCACCGGTCTCAACCGCCGCGTGCTGTTCGATGCCACACCGCAAAAGGCACTGACTCCGGAGCGTCTGCTGACGCTGTTTTCCACCCATCCACGGAGCGCGGTCTGA
- a CDS encoding metal ABC transporter permease codes for MSYEAFRLMVQGWASSGYLPEALAYGFVVNALLAGLLIGPVLGGLGTLVVVKRFAFFSEAVGHAALTGVAIGILLGEPYTGPYGSLFGYCLLFGILLNYLRNRTGLAPDTLIGVFLSVSLALGASLLLILAGKINVHILENVLFGSVLTVNGNDLAVLAIVGSLVMALALPLYNRIMLASFNPQLAAVRGVAVKTLDYLFVILVTLITVAAVKVIGAILVGALLVIPAAAARLLSQSLKGFFWCSVLIATVSTLCGILAPIVFDLPIPSGAAIILVAGIAFALAAIARGVVPSLKGNLG; via the coding sequence ATGAGTTACGAAGCCTTTCGTTTGATGGTCCAGGGTTGGGCATCTTCGGGTTATCTACCGGAAGCGCTGGCCTACGGATTTGTGGTCAATGCGCTGCTCGCCGGTCTGCTGATCGGCCCGGTGCTCGGTGGGCTCGGCACGCTGGTGGTGGTCAAGCGCTTCGCGTTCTTCTCTGAAGCGGTCGGCCATGCCGCACTGACCGGGGTGGCCATCGGCATTCTGCTCGGCGAACCCTACACCGGCCCGTACGGCAGCCTGTTCGGTTATTGCCTGCTGTTCGGCATCCTGCTCAATTACCTGCGCAACCGTACCGGGCTGGCACCGGATACGCTGATCGGCGTGTTTCTCTCGGTGTCGCTGGCACTGGGCGCGAGCCTGCTGCTGATCCTTGCCGGCAAGATCAACGTGCACATTCTGGAAAACGTGCTGTTCGGTTCGGTACTGACGGTCAACGGCAATGATCTGGCAGTGCTGGCGATCGTCGGGTCGCTGGTCATGGCCCTCGCCCTGCCGCTGTACAACCGCATCATGCTCGCCAGTTTCAATCCGCAACTGGCGGCGGTGCGTGGCGTAGCGGTCAAGACCTTGGATTACCTGTTCGTGATCCTGGTGACCTTGATCACCGTCGCCGCGGTGAAAGTCATCGGTGCGATTCTGGTCGGTGCCTTGCTGGTGATTCCGGCGGCGGCGGCGCGCTTGCTCAGCCAGTCGCTCAAAGGGTTTTTCTGGTGTTCGGTGCTGATCGCAACCGTCAGCACGCTGTGCGGGATTCTTGCGCCGATCGTGTTCGACCTGCCGATTCCATCCGGCGCCGCGATCATTCTGGTCGCCGGCATCGCTTTCGCCCTCGCCGCCATCGCGCGCGGTGTTGTCCCCAGCCTGAAAGGGAACCTTGGATAA
- a CDS encoding metal ABC transporter substrate-binding protein codes for MAFSLRNLTLAMALCGVVCTPLMAAESAKPLRVLASLPITVGLGEALLKGTDVKLERAAPANLPGSRQTAYFTGRGAPALSKLATDADAVIGLRSLWADDPLYPIARRSNIRIVEVDAARPVDGALPGIAVQPGVQVDGLNSQPWLASNNMGRMADVMAADLVRLAPSAKPAIEANLAALKQRLLKLSADTEARLAEADNLSVMSLSDHFGYLIGSLNLELAGQDARPDAEWTPEALKKLTATLKDNDVAVVLHHRQPAEPVKAAIAESGSRLVVLSTDAADPLAELEGNMDLLLKGLSGA; via the coding sequence ATGGCTTTTTCATTGCGAAACCTGACTCTGGCCATGGCGCTGTGTGGCGTGGTCTGCACGCCGTTGATGGCTGCTGAAAGTGCAAAACCCTTGCGCGTTCTGGCCTCGTTGCCGATTACCGTCGGCCTCGGCGAAGCGCTGCTCAAAGGCACCGACGTCAAGCTCGAGCGCGCAGCTCCGGCCAACCTGCCCGGCAGCCGCCAGACTGCTTATTTCACCGGCCGAGGCGCTCCGGCCCTGAGCAAACTGGCCACCGACGCGGACGCGGTGATCGGTCTGCGTTCGCTGTGGGCCGATGATCCGCTGTACCCGATCGCTCGGCGCAGCAACATCCGTATCGTCGAAGTCGACGCTGCCCGCCCGGTCGACGGCGCCCTGCCCGGCATCGCTGTGCAGCCGGGCGTGCAGGTTGATGGCCTGAACAGTCAGCCATGGCTGGCGAGCAACAACATGGGGCGCATGGCGGATGTGATGGCGGCGGACCTGGTGCGCCTGGCACCGAGCGCCAAGCCTGCGATCGAAGCCAATCTGGCGGCGTTGAAACAGCGTCTGCTGAAACTCAGCGCGGACACCGAAGCGCGTCTGGCCGAGGCGGACAATCTGAGTGTGATGAGCCTGAGCGATCACTTCGGCTATCTGATTGGCAGCCTCAACCTCGAACTGGCCGGACAGGATGCGCGTCCTGATGCCGAGTGGACGCCTGAAGCACTGAAGAAGCTGACAGCAACGCTCAAGGACAACGACGTAGCGGTGGTGCTGCACCATCGCCAGCCAGCGGAGCCGGTGAAAGCGGCAATTGCCGAATCCGGCAGCCGACTGGTGGTGTTGAGTACTGATGCGGCGGATCCGCTGGCGGAGCTGGAGGGGAATATGGATCTGTTGCTCAAGGGGCTGAGCGGAGCGTAA
- a CDS encoding MbtH family protein, which yields MTSVFDREDILFQVVVNHEEQYSIWPDYKAVPEGWRTVGKSGLKKECLAYIEEVWTDMRPLSLRQKMDAQVAAQ from the coding sequence ATGACGTCAGTATTCGACCGCGAGGACATCCTCTTTCAGGTCGTGGTCAACCACGAAGAGCAATACTCGATCTGGCCCGATTACAAAGCCGTACCGGAAGGCTGGCGCACCGTAGGCAAGAGCGGCCTGAAAAAGGAATGCCTGGCCTACATCGAAGAAGTCTGGACCGACATGCGCCCGTTGAGCCTGCGCCAGAAGATGGATGCACAAGTCGCGGCGCAATAA
- a CDS encoding aspartate aminotransferase family protein codes for MSVATSLIEESSARVASAPAETLYEFHESPLLARQSRQESNARSYPRRIPLALKRAKGLYVEDVEGRTFIDCLAGAGTLALGHNHPVVIEAIQHVLADELPLHTLDLTTPVKDQFVQDLFGLLPTELAAQAKIQFCGPTGTDAVEAALKLVRTATGRSTVLSFSGGYHGMSQGALSLMGSLGPKKPLGALLSNGVQFMPFPYDYRCPFGLGGTAGVNANLSYLENLLNDPEAGVQLPAAVIVEAVQGEGGVIPADIEWLRGLRRITEQAGVALIVDEIQSGFARTGKMFAFEHAGMVPDVVVLSKAIGGSLPLAVVVYRDWLDTWQPGAHAGTFRGNQMAMAAGSAVMRYLVEHKVCEHAAAMGDRLSEHLRILQRDFPQLGDIRGRGLMLGVELVDPSGAPDALGHPPAFARLAPLVQRECLKRGLILELGGRHGAVVRFLPPLVITAAEIDRVAEIFGRALAAATAAL; via the coding sequence ATGTCAGTCGCCACCAGCCTTATCGAAGAATCGTCGGCCCGGGTCGCCTCGGCGCCAGCGGAGACGTTATACGAATTCCACGAATCACCGTTACTGGCGCGCCAGAGTCGGCAGGAATCCAATGCGCGCAGCTATCCGCGGCGCATTCCGCTGGCGCTCAAGCGTGCCAAGGGCCTGTATGTCGAGGATGTCGAGGGGCGCACATTCATCGACTGCCTGGCCGGGGCCGGCACGCTCGCGCTGGGGCATAACCACCCGGTAGTGATCGAGGCAATCCAGCATGTGCTGGCCGATGAGTTGCCGCTGCACACCCTCGACCTGACCACGCCGGTCAAAGATCAATTCGTTCAGGATCTGTTCGGCTTGCTGCCGACGGAACTGGCGGCGCAGGCGAAAATCCAGTTCTGCGGCCCGACCGGCACAGACGCCGTGGAGGCAGCACTGAAACTGGTCCGCACCGCCACCGGGCGCAGCACCGTGCTGTCATTTTCCGGCGGTTATCACGGCATGAGTCAGGGCGCGTTGAGCCTGATGGGCAGCCTGGGGCCAAAAAAACCACTGGGTGCCTTGCTCAGCAATGGCGTGCAATTCATGCCGTTCCCCTACGACTACCGTTGCCCGTTCGGCCTCGGCGGCACGGCGGGCGTCAACGCCAATCTGAGCTATCTGGAAAATCTGCTGAACGATCCCGAGGCTGGCGTGCAGTTGCCGGCAGCGGTGATTGTCGAGGCGGTGCAGGGCGAAGGCGGGGTGATACCCGCTGATATCGAGTGGTTGCGCGGCTTGCGCCGGATCACCGAGCAGGCCGGTGTGGCGCTGATTGTCGATGAGATCCAGAGCGGTTTCGCCCGTACCGGCAAGATGTTTGCCTTTGAACATGCGGGCATGGTTCCGGATGTGGTGGTGTTGTCCAAAGCCATCGGCGGCAGCCTGCCCTTGGCGGTGGTGGTTTACCGCGACTGGCTCGACACCTGGCAACCGGGCGCCCATGCCGGCACGTTCCGCGGCAATCAGATGGCCATGGCCGCAGGTTCAGCGGTGATGCGCTATCTGGTAGAGCACAAGGTCTGCGAACACGCCGCCGCCATGGGCGATCGACTCAGCGAGCATCTGCGCATTCTGCAACGCGACTTCCCGCAGTTGGGCGACATCCGCGGGCGCGGCCTGATGCTCGGCGTCGAACTGGTCGACCCGAGCGGCGCACCTGATGCGCTCGGTCATCCGCCGGCATTTGCCCGTCTGGCGCCGCTGGTTCAGCGTGAATGCCTCAAGCGTGGCCTGATTCTGGAGCTGGGCGGCCGCCATGGCGCAGTGGTGCGCTTCCTGCCGCCGCTGGTGATCACCGCAGCGGAAATCGATCGGGTGGCCGAGATCTTCGGTCGCGCATTGGCCGCTGCCACCGCCGCGCTGTAA
- a CDS encoding GNAT family N-acetyltransferase has translation MEAPICIRPARLADAGIISRIIERSVRVGCALDHRNNSSIVSDWVSQSCVDFISRRLADPHFYLCVALFEEKPVGVGMAQACGDIPLCYVQPESFRRGVGRALMQDLEGWLRVRGVQSVHLNSTHTAEAFYRHLGYQQAAPTAISNGLQTVPLHKPLASPALQLDQGCKSAPR, from the coding sequence ATGGAAGCACCCATCTGCATTCGTCCGGCCCGATTGGCCGACGCTGGCATCATCAGCCGCATTATCGAGCGTTCGGTCCGCGTCGGATGTGCACTCGATCACCGCAACAATTCGTCGATTGTCAGCGACTGGGTCAGCCAGTCCTGCGTCGATTTCATCAGTAGGCGGCTCGCCGACCCGCACTTTTACCTCTGTGTCGCTTTGTTTGAAGAGAAACCGGTCGGTGTCGGCATGGCCCAGGCCTGCGGCGACATTCCCCTGTGCTACGTGCAGCCGGAATCCTTTCGTCGCGGCGTTGGCCGGGCGCTGATGCAGGATCTCGAGGGCTGGTTGCGGGTTCGCGGTGTACAGAGTGTTCATCTCAATAGCACCCACACCGCCGAGGCGTTCTATCGGCATCTGGGGTATCAACAAGCCGCGCCAACTGCCATCTCCAATGGCTTGCAGACCGTGCCGCTGCACAAACCGTTGGCCTCACCAGCCTTACAACTCGATCAAGGGTGTAAATCCGCACCGCGCTGA
- a CDS encoding ATP-binding protein — MSLRLRLSLTLGAAFALIWALAAAWMLSDLRNQMMFSLDQRLVASARMVAGLLEQLPTLPSKGEGTHFSAEQLNIPGGMACQVSSLRGEILARSHNNPEQALEAEKMGFHDQMIDGAPWRSFTLARGDVRITTADRQIEREALNMSILLAASVPVGVALLGCLCLLWLGIGQGLAPLNRLREALMRRNADSLEPLQLQAFPSELKPLLETQNQLFQRIGKTIERERRLTGDAAHELRSPLTAIKTHLQVARMTDGTARDQSLARAEEGADRLHRTLEQLLLLARVEGSLSFDDGSQCSAEQVARLAIQDATGGERLRIKLHVPADLSAAPLQMPAALAIAALRNLLDNALRHTPEDCAVEVNLENIGNRVRFVVRDHGPGIAPDDLQYLTQRFWRNGQSTGCGLGLAIVQAIVQRCDCALHFDSRPDGLRVELTMPLQAAQ, encoded by the coding sequence ATGAGTCTGCGCCTGCGCCTGAGCCTGACGCTCGGCGCCGCCTTCGCGCTGATCTGGGCACTGGCGGCGGCGTGGATGCTCAGCGATCTGCGCAATCAGATGATGTTTTCCCTCGACCAGCGTCTGGTCGCTTCGGCGCGCATGGTCGCCGGCTTGCTCGAGCAATTGCCGACGCTGCCGAGCAAAGGCGAAGGCACCCACTTCAGCGCCGAACAACTGAATATCCCCGGCGGCATGGCCTGTCAGGTCAGCTCTTTGCGCGGGGAAATTCTTGCCCGTAGCCACAACAATCCCGAACAAGCGCTGGAAGCGGAGAAAATGGGCTTTCACGATCAGATGATCGACGGCGCACCGTGGCGCAGTTTCACCCTCGCCCGCGGCGATGTGCGCATCACTACGGCAGACCGGCAGATCGAGCGCGAAGCCTTGAACATGTCGATTCTGCTCGCCGCTTCGGTGCCGGTGGGTGTGGCGTTGCTTGGCTGCCTGTGCCTCTTGTGGCTGGGTATCGGCCAGGGTCTGGCGCCGCTCAATCGTCTGCGCGAAGCGCTGATGCGGCGTAATGCCGACTCTCTTGAGCCTTTGCAATTGCAGGCGTTTCCCAGCGAACTGAAGCCGTTGCTGGAAACCCAGAATCAGTTGTTCCAGCGCATCGGCAAGACCATCGAACGTGAGCGCCGCCTGACCGGCGATGCCGCGCATGAACTGCGCAGTCCGCTGACGGCGATCAAGACCCACCTGCAAGTCGCGCGCATGACCGACGGCACTGCCCGCGATCAATCGCTGGCCCGGGCCGAGGAGGGTGCCGATCGCCTGCACCGCACCCTTGAACAGTTGCTGTTGCTGGCGCGGGTCGAAGGCAGTCTGTCGTTCGATGACGGCTCGCAATGCAGCGCCGAGCAAGTGGCCAGACTGGCGATCCAGGACGCCACCGGCGGTGAACGGCTGCGGATCAAACTGCATGTGCCGGCCGATTTGTCCGCCGCACCATTGCAAATGCCCGCGGCGCTGGCAATTGCTGCACTGCGCAACCTGCTCGACAACGCCCTGCGCCATACGCCTGAAGATTGCGCGGTCGAGGTCAATCTGGAAAACATCGGCAATCGCGTGCGTTTTGTCGTGCGCGACCATGGTCCGGGCATTGCGCCGGATGACTTGCAGTATCTGACTCAACGCTTCTGGCGCAACGGTCAGAGCACCGGTTGCGGTTTGGGTCTGGCGATTGTTCAGGCAATCGTTCAGCGCTGTGATTGTGCCCTGCATTTCGACAGCCGCCCGGATGGCTTGCGGGTCGAACTGACCATGCCGTTGCAAGCCGCACAATAA
- a CDS encoding response regulator has product MHVLVCEDDELIASGIVAGLTAQGLTVEHVNAASKARAMLKVAEFDVMVLDLGLPDEDGLKLLQQLRQSGLEIPVLILTARDSVTDRVDGLQAGADDYLLKPFDLRELFARLQTLLRRVAGRSVNLIEHGALTYDPSSRETRLAGQPVDLSRREQSLLQALLHNRGRVLSTEQLKDSVYGFNDELESNALNVHIHHLRSKLGKGIVETVRGLGYRLGPADGGEQRK; this is encoded by the coding sequence ATGCACGTACTGGTTTGCGAAGACGATGAGCTGATCGCCAGCGGCATCGTTGCCGGGCTCACGGCTCAGGGCCTGACCGTCGAGCACGTCAACGCCGCGTCGAAGGCGCGGGCGATGCTCAAGGTCGCCGAGTTCGACGTGATGGTGCTCGATCTTGGCCTGCCCGACGAAGATGGCCTCAAGTTGCTCCAGCAATTGCGCCAGAGCGGCCTGGAGATTCCGGTGCTGATTCTCACCGCTCGCGATTCTGTGACGGATCGCGTCGACGGTTTGCAGGCCGGCGCCGACGATTACCTGCTCAAGCCATTCGACCTGCGCGAACTGTTCGCCCGCCTGCAAACCTTGTTGCGCCGAGTGGCCGGGCGCAGTGTCAATCTGATCGAGCACGGCGCGCTCACCTACGACCCGAGCAGCCGGGAAACCCGCCTGGCCGGACAACCGGTGGACTTGTCGCGCCGCGAGCAGTCGCTGCTGCAGGCGCTGCTACACAATCGTGGCCGGGTGCTGTCCACCGAGCAACTGAAGGACAGCGTCTACGGTTTCAACGATGAACTGGAAAGCAACGCACTGAACGTGCATATCCATCATCTGCGCAGCAAGCTCGGCAAAGGCATTGTCGAGACCGTGCGCGGTCTGGGCTATCGCCTCGGGCCTGCCGATGGCGGAGAGCAGCGCAAGTGA